Proteins encoded together in one Candidatus Bathyarchaeia archaeon window:
- a CDS encoding DNA primase small subunit PriS — protein MDKAQAEEYVKGKFREYYLKNPGSVRPPSEMEKREYGFLLFVEKQMVRHKGFKSGGDLRSFIEAIVPSDVYYSSAYYMNPEESMDRKGWLGADLVFDIDADHLNTPCKLIHDRWTCGNCGTTGAGAPPERCLRCGATNLREETWICELCLNQAKEETEKLLEMLTDDLGFSGRDIHVYFTGHRGYHVHVRNERVRTLRGEERKEIVDYVVGLGLNPTLLFSESPVSYEHWGWRRRLERELLRLLFYAEEEELNRRGLSERKLRELLDFRRKIKEESVKPSTIRLVESRFKSILEAAVAGCSAHIDTVVTTDVHRLVRLPGTLNGKTGLRVVEVEEIDKFDPLREGLSLRGGEETVYIADSPKFRVGDMEYGPYKGEVKTLPVEAALLLICKGKAYPTGV, from the coding sequence CTGAAAAACCCTGGAAGCGTACGCCCCCCAAGCGAGATGGAGAAGAGGGAGTACGGATTTCTCCTTTTCGTTGAAAAACAGATGGTAAGGCATAAGGGCTTCAAATCCGGTGGAGATTTAAGATCCTTCATCGAGGCTATTGTCCCCTCAGACGTATATTACTCCTCGGCTTACTACATGAACCCGGAAGAAAGCATGGATAGGAAGGGTTGGCTTGGAGCAGACCTCGTCTTCGACATCGACGCAGACCATTTGAACACTCCCTGTAAACTCATCCATGACAGGTGGACCTGCGGCAATTGCGGAACAACGGGCGCTGGAGCCCCTCCTGAGAGATGCTTAAGATGCGGCGCCACAAACCTAAGGGAGGAGACGTGGATATGCGAGTTATGCTTAAACCAGGCTAAGGAGGAGACAGAGAAGCTTTTAGAGATGTTAACTGATGACCTAGGTTTCAGCGGCCGCGATATTCACGTATATTTCACGGGCCACCGAGGATACCATGTTCACGTGAGAAACGAAAGGGTTCGAACGCTAAGAGGCGAAGAAAGGAAGGAAATCGTCGACTACGTGGTTGGATTAGGGCTAAACCCGACCCTTCTGTTCTCTGAAAGCCCAGTTTCCTACGAGCATTGGGGGTGGAGGCGTCGGCTTGAAAGGGAGCTGCTGAGATTGCTGTTTTACGCGGAAGAGGAGGAGCTTAACCGCCGCGGTCTAAGTGAGAGGAAGTTAAGGGAGCTACTGGATTTTAGGCGAAAAATCAAAGAAGAATCGGTAAAGCCTTCAACGATCAGGCTGGTTGAATCAAGGTTTAAAAGCATATTGGAGGCGGCTGTTGCTGGATGCTCCGCTCACATCGACACCGTTGTGACGACGGATGTGCATCGACTTGTAAGGCTGCCGGGGACGCTCAACGGGAAAACTGGTTTAAGGGTCGTCGAGGTAGAAGAGATCGATAAATTTGACCCTTTGAGGGAGGGCCTATCTTTGAGGGGCGGTGAAGAAACCGTTTATATCGCGGATTCCCCTAAGTTTAGGGTGGGCGACATGGAATATGGGCCCTATAAGGGGGAGGTAAAGACCTTGCCGGTGGAGGCCGCCCTCCTTCTAATATGTAAGGGGAAAGCCTATCCAACCGGTGTTTAA
- a CDS encoding 50S ribosomal protein L44e, with protein MNVPKELRAYCPRCKHHSAHSVSLYRKGKERSLASGVRRHEREKHGYGGQKWPELKRSAKTTKKQVLKLKCKECGYQVFRLGERLRKLQIGE; from the coding sequence GTGAACGTTCCGAAAGAATTAAGAGCATACTGTCCTAGATGCAAACATCATTCAGCTCACAGCGTCTCCTTGTACAGGAAAGGTAAGGAAAGGTCTCTGGCATCCGGCGTTAGACGACATGAGAGGGAGAAGCATGGGTATGGGGGGCAGAAATGGCCTGAGCTTAAACGGTCGGCAAAGACGACTAAGAAACAGGTGTTGAAGCTTAAATGCAAGGAATGCGGGTATCAGGTGTTCCGGCTCGGCGAGAGGTTGAGGAAGCTTCAGATTGGGGAGTGA
- a CDS encoding STT3 domain-containing protein has translation MLRPDERSARTSTRGNTGEIFSSKLKAIKDYLATIPRGSALEALTLALILLIGLTVRLLPLRWGFYLSEFDPYQQYRLAEHIVDHGFYSWFTWHDNMSWHPWGRDTATTNYAGVPFTAAILYGFIRSIGFNVPLYDLCVLFPVVFGAVTCVAIYFLARELRGGVVGLFSALFLALSASHISRTSLGFFDDESIGIFTMILVFLFYLRAISQERPLRATLIYSIITGLGVAYLSASWGASRYVIALLALFTFVLTLMKRSSPRLLFAYAVTMGLGYLLMGQIPFLGYGFFMEWVTAAVLGVFLILLGVECSKRFKGFKFKVTSLTVAGLIVAAALILLWREGYITQLSGKFLTVLNPSTRFEMPLVESVAEHRPATWASFFYESGIYLFLGMFGFYFLTRRMGEGDLLLILLGVTSFYFAASLVRLTLILAPFLAVTSAVALGELCKPAVDIVRGVGVLPKRRMALPGRVGKEFGVSILLITLIITTPTLYYSVQAAYAPTTIATSSIPVAPTGSDARRYQDWMHALMWMKENLPEDAVVFSWWDYGYWITAIADKRSLADNGTINSTQIAVIAVTFLSNESQAVPILKRYNVTHVAIFATWTKDESGTVKFYGYGEDNKWYWMAKIGNGTTVNGVKYNFYQRTVGENTVFYRTLTVNGEVVSNNTITDPNGLNDVTMLGKLIQMGINPVGATSDYFRNVFSSVNRFVFIYEVNYLKKAVIDFELDKSSMVFGESVKSMGRLYDEEERVALEGRQVTIEYSMNRGETWNELVTVETQVNGTFLASWGLNVGSYLVRARWPGEGGKYLEALSQLIGLNVTVANVTLTCTLSHEQVKAGSSVNVSGILSKPLNTGNLTIQYSLNGEEWLNLAGGPPVNGSFTAEWEPPASGEYYIRAVWSGDYNHTPAVSEARKLTAT, from the coding sequence ATGCTTCGACCAGACGAACGTAGCGCCCGCACCTCAACGAGGGGAAATACTGGTGAAATCTTCTCCTCCAAACTCAAGGCGATCAAGGACTATTTGGCGACGATTCCACGGGGATCCGCGTTGGAGGCCCTTACCCTCGCTTTAATCCTTTTGATCGGGTTAACGGTGAGGTTGCTTCCGTTAAGATGGGGCTTTTACCTATCGGAATTTGACCCATACCAGCAATATCGGTTAGCTGAGCATATAGTGGATCATGGATTCTACAGTTGGTTTACTTGGCATGACAACATGAGCTGGCATCCATGGGGAAGGGATACTGCGACAACCAACTACGCTGGGGTTCCATTCACAGCCGCCATCCTATATGGCTTCATCCGATCAATTGGGTTCAACGTCCCCTTATACGATCTATGCGTCTTGTTTCCAGTCGTTTTCGGAGCGGTGACCTGTGTCGCCATCTATTTCCTAGCGCGGGAATTGCGAGGTGGGGTAGTTGGCCTCTTCTCAGCTCTGTTTCTAGCGTTAAGCGCATCCCACATTTCAAGAACCAGCCTAGGGTTTTTCGACGATGAGTCCATCGGAATCTTCACCATGATCCTTGTATTCCTCTTCTACCTGAGGGCCATCTCTCAGGAAAGGCCGCTTAGAGCTACCCTCATATACTCAATCATAACCGGCTTAGGAGTCGCATATTTATCCGCCAGCTGGGGGGCCTCAAGGTATGTGATAGCGCTCCTAGCCCTGTTTACCTTCGTGCTGACTTTGATGAAAAGGTCCTCGCCTAGGCTTCTGTTCGCTTACGCCGTAACCATGGGGTTAGGGTACTTGTTAATGGGGCAAATTCCATTCTTAGGATACGGATTCTTCATGGAATGGGTTACAGCCGCCGTTCTAGGCGTTTTTCTAATCCTCCTAGGCGTGGAATGCTCTAAGAGGTTTAAAGGATTCAAGTTTAAAGTTACCTCGCTAACGGTGGCGGGGCTGATCGTGGCCGCAGCTTTAATCCTGCTGTGGAGGGAGGGCTACATAACCCAGCTTTCAGGCAAGTTTCTAACCGTGCTTAACCCATCTACCAGGTTTGAAATGCCGTTGGTGGAGTCTGTGGCTGAGCATAGACCAGCCACATGGGCCTCGTTCTTCTACGAGTCAGGAATATACCTCTTCCTTGGAATGTTTGGATTTTACTTCCTCACGCGAAGGATGGGCGAAGGCGACCTGCTCCTAATACTGCTCGGTGTAACCTCATTCTACTTCGCAGCCTCTCTGGTACGCCTCACCCTTATACTGGCACCATTCCTCGCGGTGACGTCCGCCGTAGCTTTAGGCGAACTCTGCAAACCAGCCGTCGACATAGTGAGGGGTGTGGGGGTTCTGCCAAAGAGAAGGATGGCCTTACCGGGGAGGGTTGGAAAAGAGTTCGGCGTCTCGATCCTTTTAATCACTCTCATCATAACCACCCCGACCCTATACTACTCGGTGCAAGCGGCTTATGCGCCAACCACCATCGCGACATCCAGCATACCCGTGGCGCCCACCGGATCCGACGCTAGACGCTACCAGGATTGGATGCATGCCCTCATGTGGATGAAGGAGAACCTTCCTGAGGATGCTGTGGTTTTCTCATGGTGGGATTATGGGTATTGGATCACCGCTATAGCGGATAAAAGAAGTCTCGCCGACAACGGAACGATAAACAGCACCCAAATCGCGGTCATCGCCGTCACCTTCCTCTCAAACGAAAGCCAAGCCGTCCCCATATTGAAGCGGTATAATGTAACCCACGTAGCCATCTTCGCCACTTGGACAAAGGATGAGAGTGGAACCGTGAAGTTTTACGGCTACGGCGAAGATAACAAATGGTATTGGATGGCTAAGATCGGTAATGGAACAACCGTTAACGGGGTAAAATACAACTTCTATCAGCGCACCGTAGGAGAGAACACGGTTTTCTACAGAACCCTAACCGTGAACGGAGAGGTTGTTTCCAACAACACCATCACCGACCCCAACGGGTTAAACGACGTAACTATGCTTGGAAAGCTCATTCAAATGGGCATCAACCCAGTTGGGGCGACGTCGGACTACTTCAGGAACGTGTTCTCCTCAGTTAACAGATTCGTGTTCATATACGAGGTCAATTACTTAAAGAAGGCTGTCATCGACTTCGAGTTAGACAAGTCGTCCATGGTTTTCGGGGAATCCGTTAAATCCATGGGGAGGCTGTACGATGAGGAGGAGAGGGTCGCGTTGGAAGGTAGACAGGTAACCATCGAATACTCCATGAATAGGGGAGAAACGTGGAACGAGCTCGTGACCGTGGAAACTCAGGTTAATGGAACGTTCCTCGCCTCTTGGGGTCTTAATGTTGGAAGCTACCTTGTGAGAGCTCGATGGCCGGGTGAGGGGGGAAAATACTTGGAGGCTTTAAGCCAGCTAATAGGTTTAAACGTCACCGTCGCGAACGTAACCCTCACCTGCACGTTGTCCCATGAGCAGGTTAAAGCTGGATCTTCGGTTAACGTCAGTGGAATATTGTCGAAACCCCTTAACACGGGCAACTTAACCATACAGTACAGCTTAAACGGTGAAGAATGGCTCAACCTCGCCGGAGGGCCTCCTGTGAACGGGTCCTTCACCGCTGAGTGGGAGCCTCCAGCGTCGGGCGAATACTACATTAGAGCGGTGTGGTCTGGAGATTATAACCATACCCCCGCGGTCAGTGAGGCTAGGAAGCTTACCGCGACTTAG
- a CDS encoding translation initiation factor IF-2 subunit alpha has translation MSLEYPEVGDLVIATVKRITDYGAYVTLDEYEGVEGLIHISEISTTWVRNIRDHVREKQKLVLKVLRVNPSRSQVDLSLRRVSGREKTEKMLQWKMDKKAESILKGAAERLKVGFEAVKDVKEKIQAKYDLVYDAFEDAVEGGPQVLEKLSLPSEWAHALTEAARSKIRVQKARRSAILELTCMSRNGVDAVKQSLMRAKKVRKSKKAEIKIYTIGAPKYRIDVSASDYESAEDLLNRAVEEALLSIKELDGEGRKLS, from the coding sequence ATGAGCCTTGAATATCCAGAGGTAGGGGATCTCGTCATCGCGACGGTGAAAAGGATTACCGACTACGGAGCCTACGTCACCTTGGACGAATATGAGGGAGTGGAGGGGCTCATTCACATCTCCGAAATCTCCACCACATGGGTGCGCAACATCAGGGATCATGTGAGGGAAAAACAGAAGCTCGTTTTGAAGGTTTTGAGGGTAAATCCTTCTAGAAGTCAAGTCGACCTATCGTTGAGGAGGGTTTCCGGAAGGGAGAAAACTGAGAAGATGCTGCAGTGGAAAATGGATAAGAAGGCGGAGTCGATCCTCAAGGGGGCGGCGGAGAGGTTAAAGGTTGGCTTTGAAGCCGTTAAGGATGTTAAAGAAAAGATTCAAGCTAAGTACGATCTTGTATACGATGCCTTCGAAGACGCGGTTGAAGGTGGGCCTCAGGTTTTAGAAAAACTGTCTTTGCCGTCTGAGTGGGCGCATGCGTTAACCGAAGCCGCGCGATCTAAAATAAGGGTACAGAAAGCCAGGCGATCAGCCATTTTAGAGTTGACGTGCATGAGTCGCAACGGTGTAGACGCCGTGAAGCAGAGCTTAATGAGAGCTAAGAAGGTTCGTAAGTCAAAGAAGGCTGAAATTAAAATCTACACGATAGGGGCTCCTAAGTATAGAATTGACGTGTCAGCCAGTGACTATGAATCGGCGGAGGATTTGCTGAATCGGGCGGTTGAAGAAGCCCTGCTGTCCATAAAGGAGTTGGATGGTGAGGGTCGAAAGCTGAGTTGA
- a CDS encoding RNA-protein complex protein Nop10: MKWLIKRCGECGEYTLKETCPRCGSDTRTPHPPRFSLEDKYARYRFYTVKSGAPYRVSDEKGKDGV; the protein is encoded by the coding sequence TTGAAATGGCTGATAAAGAGATGTGGGGAATGTGGAGAATACACGTTAAAGGAGACCTGCCCGAGATGTGGCTCAGACACGCGTACACCTCATCCCCCTCGATTCTCGCTAGAAGACAAGTACGCGAGATACAGGTTTTACACGGTCAAGTCCGGTGCGCCATACAGAGTAAGCGATGAGAAAGGGAAAGACGGGGTTTAA
- a CDS encoding class I SAM-dependent methyltransferase — MKGNEHVLDVGCGLGRMSIAVAKRLRDGKVTGIDIWDKKHLGVIPLRGRMLTLRLRGLEKR; from the coding sequence ATTAAAGGTAATGAGCATGTTTTGGATGTTGGATGTGGATTGGGAAGAATGAGTATAGCGGTGGCGAAGAGGCTGAGAGATGGTAAAGTCACGGGCATTGATATTTGGGATAAGAAGCATTTAGGAGTAATTCCCCTGAGAGGGCGTATGCTAACGCTGAGGTTGAGAGGGTTAGAGAAAAGGTAG
- the ileS gene encoding isoleucine--tRNA ligase: MGGVEMGGVVGKTSKGYDLSHEDRILRWWDACRVYHELKVMRRNGEKFYFLDGPPYVTNPPHIGTAWNKILKDALIRYKRMRGHDVRDQPGYDCHGLPIEVKVEEELKIKSKKEIEEKIGVSGFISTCKRYAFENAEKQTEVFKNLGIWMDWENPYMTLHKNYMESVWWTVKKAYDKGLLDRGLKVVHWCPRCETALAGYEVTDEYRMVKDFSVYVKFPLKEKGENISILIWTTTPWTLPANVAVMVNPDEYYVEVEYKGERYILAEARCASVFDEPYVVKRRFKGAELEGLTYISPLRDQVTLQRIPENPHVIVSSREHVSMLEGTGCVHTAPGHGEEDFEVGLEKGLPVYSPVDAGGRFTEKAGKYAGMYVKDADNLIVEDLKRVNALFKATEIIHSYPHCWRCKTPLLMRATEQWFIKISLLKEKMMEENRRVYWSPRWAGSKRFADWLKGARDWVISRQRFWGVPLPVWVCDSCGRQSVLGSVEELRSLVNSLPPLEDLHRDVVDPIRLRCECGGVMSRIPDIVDVWLDSGVAAWASLNYPTETEEYEKWWPADAIIEAHDQTRGWFYTQLGASVLCFERAPYRAVLMHGHALDPKGEKMSKSLGNFIDPLEAVAKHGRDAVRVYLLQSTTWEDFKFSWDKLEDSASKLKVIWNVMSFASLYMNLDRFTPSNFPLKKAFEKMRAEDKWLVSRVERLKIEVTEAMEKLEFHTAARKLMEFAVEDLSHWYIRLVRRRFWQEKESLDKLAAYAALYHALKSWILLSAPIAPFLTEKAYREMILPAESKLPKSVHMNDWPEADPTLIDETLERRINIVRTVSAASMSARQLLKIKLRQPVGRLLIFSDDPELRWAVEHLRDLTLQVTNSKNVEVFDLASEKTVERLFVKPNYKVIGPRFKEDAFKVAEALKQVDGFKLRDSLASQGRWELTIQGKVYDITSDMISFEEKMPEGFAGASFPGGRVYVDSQLSDELLKEGFVQDVVRRIQEMRRQLDLQVDAYVDVHVVSKDEKTLEWVRSFRGYISEEVRARNLIVSQTPPPEDFYLKEWKIGGRTLQVGVKKA; this comes from the coding sequence GTGGGAGGAGTGGAAATGGGGGGCGTAGTCGGCAAAACCTCGAAAGGATACGATTTAAGCCATGAGGACCGAATTCTCAGGTGGTGGGATGCATGCCGAGTGTACCATGAGTTAAAAGTCATGCGGAGGAATGGTGAGAAGTTCTATTTCTTAGATGGCCCCCCTTACGTGACTAATCCCCCTCACATTGGCACCGCTTGGAATAAAATCCTCAAGGATGCTTTGATCAGGTATAAGAGGATGCGGGGCCACGATGTGAGGGATCAACCGGGCTACGACTGCCATGGTTTACCCATAGAGGTGAAAGTTGAGGAGGAGCTTAAAATTAAGAGCAAAAAGGAAATAGAGGAGAAAATAGGGGTTTCAGGGTTCATTTCAACATGCAAGCGATACGCGTTCGAGAACGCTGAGAAACAAACAGAGGTGTTCAAAAATCTAGGCATCTGGATGGACTGGGAAAACCCCTACATGACCCTTCATAAAAACTACATGGAATCCGTATGGTGGACGGTGAAAAAGGCCTATGATAAGGGGTTACTGGATCGAGGCTTAAAGGTTGTGCATTGGTGTCCCCGATGCGAAACGGCCCTAGCCGGCTATGAGGTAACCGATGAATACCGAATGGTTAAAGACTTCTCCGTGTACGTGAAGTTTCCGCTTAAAGAAAAGGGTGAAAACATCAGCATTTTGATATGGACAACCACTCCATGGACGCTACCAGCCAACGTGGCCGTCATGGTGAACCCTGATGAATACTATGTGGAAGTCGAGTATAAAGGGGAGCGCTACATCCTGGCGGAGGCTAGGTGTGCATCAGTATTCGACGAGCCGTACGTGGTTAAAAGAAGGTTTAAAGGAGCTGAGTTAGAAGGCCTCACATACATCTCCCCCCTCAGAGATCAAGTAACCCTTCAAAGGATCCCTGAAAATCCGCACGTGATCGTTTCCAGTAGGGAACATGTCTCCATGTTGGAGGGGACAGGGTGTGTGCACACCGCGCCGGGTCATGGAGAAGAAGACTTTGAAGTAGGGTTGGAGAAGGGCCTGCCAGTCTACTCGCCGGTCGACGCCGGGGGGAGATTCACTGAGAAAGCTGGAAAATACGCGGGAATGTACGTTAAGGATGCGGATAACCTAATAGTTGAAGACTTGAAGAGGGTAAACGCTTTATTCAAGGCGACTGAGATTATCCACTCCTACCCTCATTGCTGGAGATGTAAAACCCCTCTTTTGATGAGGGCGACGGAGCAGTGGTTCATTAAGATCAGCCTGTTAAAGGAGAAAATGATGGAGGAGAACAGGAGGGTTTACTGGTCTCCTCGATGGGCGGGTTCAAAAAGGTTCGCCGACTGGTTGAAAGGAGCTAGGGACTGGGTGATATCCAGACAGAGGTTCTGGGGTGTTCCGCTGCCAGTATGGGTATGCGACTCCTGTGGAAGACAAAGTGTTTTAGGCTCAGTAGAGGAGCTGAGAAGTCTAGTTAACTCGCTTCCACCCCTAGAGGATTTGCACAGGGATGTGGTTGACCCGATAAGGTTGAGATGCGAATGCGGCGGGGTCATGAGCAGAATCCCAGACATCGTAGACGTCTGGCTTGACTCTGGGGTCGCAGCGTGGGCGAGCTTAAACTATCCTACTGAAACTGAGGAATATGAGAAATGGTGGCCAGCCGACGCGATTATAGAAGCCCATGACCAGACCAGGGGATGGTTCTATACTCAACTCGGCGCCAGCGTGCTATGCTTTGAGAGAGCCCCATATCGAGCGGTTCTGATGCATGGACATGCGTTGGATCCGAAAGGGGAGAAGATGAGTAAGTCCTTGGGAAACTTTATCGACCCGTTAGAGGCGGTGGCCAAGCATGGAAGGGACGCGGTTAGGGTTTACTTACTCCAATCGACTACATGGGAGGACTTCAAGTTTTCTTGGGATAAGCTTGAAGACTCGGCTAGCAAGTTGAAGGTGATTTGGAATGTCATGTCGTTCGCGAGCCTTTACATGAACTTAGACAGGTTCACCCCATCAAACTTTCCGCTTAAAAAAGCCTTTGAAAAGATGAGAGCGGAAGATAAATGGCTTGTCTCTAGGGTTGAGAGGTTAAAGATTGAGGTGACGGAGGCGATGGAGAAACTTGAGTTCCACACCGCTGCTAGGAAGTTGATGGAGTTCGCGGTTGAGGACTTAAGCCACTGGTATATCAGGCTGGTCAGGAGAAGGTTCTGGCAGGAGAAGGAGAGCTTGGATAAACTTGCTGCCTACGCCGCGTTATACCACGCGTTGAAGAGCTGGATTCTTCTCTCAGCTCCAATAGCCCCCTTCCTCACTGAGAAAGCCTATAGGGAAATGATATTGCCCGCTGAGTCCAAGTTGCCTAAAAGCGTGCATATGAACGATTGGCCTGAGGCGGATCCAACGCTCATAGATGAAACATTGGAGCGTAGAATCAACATCGTGAGGACCGTATCAGCCGCCTCCATGAGCGCTCGGCAACTATTAAAAATAAAGCTTAGACAGCCCGTTGGGAGGCTGCTCATATTTTCCGACGACCCAGAGCTGAGATGGGCCGTTGAACATCTCAGGGATTTGACGCTTCAAGTGACCAACTCAAAAAACGTTGAAGTGTTTGACTTGGCGTCCGAAAAGACTGTGGAGAGGTTATTCGTTAAACCTAACTACAAGGTCATTGGTCCTCGGTTTAAAGAAGATGCCTTCAAGGTCGCTGAAGCCCTAAAGCAGGTAGATGGGTTCAAGTTAAGGGACAGCTTAGCCTCCCAAGGACGGTGGGAGTTAACGATTCAAGGCAAAGTCTACGACATCACATCCGACATGATCTCTTTCGAGGAGAAAATGCCGGAGGGATTCGCTGGGGCAAGCTTTCCAGGTGGAAGAGTTTACGTTGACTCACAGCTCAGTGACGAGCTGTTAAAGGAGGGATTTGTACAGGACGTGGTAAGGAGGATTCAGGAGATGAGAAGGCAACTAGACCTGCAAGTCGACGCCTATGTCGACGTTCACGTCGTCTCTAAGGATGAAAAAACATTGGAGTGGGTGCGGTCATTTCGAGGCTACATCAGTGAGGAGGTGAGAGCTAGGAATCTCATCGTCTCCCAAACCCCTCCCCCCGAAGACTTTTACTTGAAGGAGTGGAAGATAGGGGGACGAACCCTTCAGGTTGGCGTAAAGAAGGCGTGA
- a CDS encoding 30S ribosomal protein S27e, producing the protein MSDTGNLIPRPRSLFLRVKCKNCGAERVVFDRSSTEVKCEVCDETLMVPTGGRASVKGEVLQVLG; encoded by the coding sequence ATGTCTGATACAGGTAACCTAATTCCCAGGCCGAGGAGCCTTTTCCTCAGGGTTAAATGTAAAAACTGCGGTGCTGAACGGGTTGTTTTCGACAGGTCATCCACTGAGGTGAAATGCGAGGTATGTGATGAAACGTTGATGGTTCCAACAGGCGGTCGGGCTAGTGTTAAGGGGGAAGTCCTCCAGGTCCTGGGTTAA